In Chryseobacterium gotjawalense, the following are encoded in one genomic region:
- a CDS encoding dienelactone hydrolase family protein: MNTSNHEMIIPFGNISLKGILTAPPGAAAIVIFSHGSGSSRFSSRNAFVARVLNKSGMATLLIDLLTPDEDLVYENRFDIDLLTARLVEVTNFIHQQEAYKNFKIGYFGASTGAASAINAAERLGTLISAIVSRGGRPDLADADYPLVKAPTLLIVGSLDVPVIELNEEVYNDLRCEKKLVIVEGATHLFEEEGKLEEVAELASEWFQKCIQEHHSLPKNSHHDL, translated from the coding sequence ATGAATACTTCAAATCACGAAATGATCATCCCATTCGGGAACATTTCACTGAAAGGAATTTTAACGGCTCCTCCGGGAGCGGCCGCGATCGTTATTTTCAGCCACGGGAGTGGAAGCAGCCGTTTCAGTTCGCGGAATGCTTTTGTAGCGAGGGTACTGAATAAAAGTGGAATGGCAACCCTTCTTATCGATCTGCTTACCCCCGATGAGGATCTCGTGTATGAAAACCGTTTTGACATTGATCTGCTTACCGCGCGGCTGGTAGAAGTAACGAATTTTATTCACCAACAGGAAGCCTATAAAAACTTTAAGATTGGATATTTCGGGGCAAGCACCGGTGCGGCATCTGCAATCAATGCGGCAGAAAGACTGGGAACGCTGATCAGCGCAATCGTTTCTCGCGGTGGCCGTCCTGATCTTGCTGATGCTGATTATCCGCTGGTAAAAGCGCCCACCCTGCTGATTGTAGGCAGTCTGGATGTTCCGGTCATCGAACTGAATGAAGAAGTGTACAACGATTTACGGTGCGAAAAGAAATTGGTTATTGTGGAAGGCGCGACGCATCTATTTGAAGAAGAAGGAAAACTTGAAGAAGTCGCCGAACTGGCTTCCGAATGGTTTCAAAAATGTATTCAGGAACATCATTCTTTACCCAAAAACAGTCACCATGATCTTTAA
- a CDS encoding erythromycin esterase family protein, protein MKISLSEDRHLISRELIHTITGNSVELQSAENLDQLIDQIGDAQYVLLGEASHGTHEYYTWRSKISKKLIAEKGFSFIAVEGDWPDCYRVNRYVKNYPDSGKSAFEVMHAFNRWPTWMWANWEVVALAEWMKKHNENLPRGQKAGFYGLDVYSLWESMEAILKYLGKVDPQALEIAKKAFQCFEPYSAEEGQAYARATMMVPFSCEREVIDLLKEIRTRISHYNTDHEAVFSAEQNAVIAVNAEKYYRTMVKGGPESWNIRDRHMMDTLNRLMKFHGSHAKGIIWEHNTHIGDARATDMTADGMVNVGQLVREQHGDNNAFAVGFGSYKGTVIAGNNWGADMRILPLPEAAQGSWEYLLHLCGAKDRIVFMNDSMKKRFGSKMIKHRAVGVVYHPEYEHRNYVPSLMPLRYDAFVYLDETKALHPLHVAKDVHQIPETYPFGV, encoded by the coding sequence ATGAAAATTTCATTATCAGAAGACCGTCATCTCATCAGCAGAGAACTTATCCATACCATTACCGGTAATTCGGTGGAATTACAGTCTGCCGAAAACCTGGATCAACTGATTGATCAAATCGGTGACGCCCAGTATGTTCTGTTGGGTGAAGCTTCACACGGCACCCATGAATACTACACCTGGCGGAGCAAAATCAGCAAAAAACTGATTGCGGAAAAAGGATTTTCTTTCATCGCCGTCGAAGGAGACTGGCCAGACTGCTACCGGGTCAACCGGTATGTAAAGAATTATCCGGATTCGGGCAAAAGCGCTTTCGAAGTGATGCACGCGTTCAACCGCTGGCCTACCTGGATGTGGGCCAACTGGGAAGTGGTAGCGTTAGCGGAATGGATGAAGAAGCACAATGAAAATCTCCCACGCGGTCAAAAAGCAGGATTTTACGGATTAGATGTGTACAGTCTTTGGGAATCCATGGAAGCCATATTGAAATACCTCGGCAAAGTAGATCCTCAGGCACTTGAAATTGCCAAAAAAGCATTTCAGTGCTTTGAGCCCTACAGTGCCGAAGAAGGCCAGGCCTATGCCCGGGCAACCATGATGGTGCCTTTTTCCTGTGAGCGGGAAGTGATTGATCTGCTGAAAGAAATAAGAACCAGAATCTCCCACTATAATACCGATCACGAAGCGGTTTTCAGCGCCGAGCAAAATGCGGTCATCGCTGTGAACGCAGAAAAATATTACCGCACGATGGTAAAAGGCGGACCTGAGTCGTGGAATATCCGCGACCGCCACATGATGGATACCCTGAACCGCCTGATGAAGTTTCACGGAAGCCATGCCAAAGGAATCATCTGGGAACACAATACCCATATCGGTGATGCACGCGCAACAGATATGACTGCTGATGGAATGGTGAATGTAGGCCAGCTGGTGCGGGAGCAGCATGGGGATAACAACGCATTTGCCGTTGGCTTTGGCTCTTATAAAGGAACCGTGATTGCAGGAAATAACTGGGGAGCCGACATGCGCATCCTCCCTTTGCCCGAGGCTGCTCAGGGAAGCTGGGAATACCTCCTTCATCTTTGCGGCGCAAAAGACAGAATCGTATTCATGAATGACAGCATGAAAAAACGCTTTGGCAGTAAAATGATTAAGCACCGCGCAGTCGGGGTGGTTTACCACCCGGAATATGAGCACCGAAACTATGTGCCAAGCCTGATGCCGCTCCGCTACGATGCATTTGTTTATCTGGATGAAACAAAAGCGCTGCATCCGCTGCATGTTGCAAAAGATGTGCATCAGATCCCAGAGACCTATCCTTTTGGCGTCTAA
- a CDS encoding zinc-dependent alcohol dehydrogenase family protein: MLLYKTVNLATDRQPLVLENVPVPIPRDDEILIRVSRCGVCHTELDEIEGRTSPTVFPVIPGHQIVGRVAEKGTAVTLFNQGDRVGVAWIFSACGVCEYCRTGNENLCADFKATGRDANGGYAEYMTVSEKFAYRIPGIFSDSEAAPLLCAGAIGYRSVVLSGIRNGQRLGLTGFGASAHLVLKMIKYQYPEVSVFVFARNPGEQKFALELGAAWAGNTQDYSPEKLHAIIDTTPAWTPVVEAMKNLTPGGRLIINAIRKEDRDRPYLLNLNYHEDLWMEKQIRSVANVTRKDVREFLQLAAEIPIKPVIEEYRLEDANRALTDLKNKKSIGAKVLIIA, translated from the coding sequence ATGTTGCTTTACAAAACGGTCAATTTGGCAACGGACCGTCAGCCATTGGTGCTTGAAAATGTTCCGGTACCCATTCCCCGCGATGATGAAATACTGATCAGGGTTTCAAGGTGTGGGGTGTGCCATACGGAACTGGATGAAATTGAAGGCCGTACTTCCCCAACAGTATTTCCGGTCATCCCCGGGCACCAGATTGTCGGCCGGGTGGCCGAAAAAGGAACCGCCGTTACGCTTTTTAATCAAGGCGACAGGGTGGGTGTCGCCTGGATATTTTCCGCCTGTGGCGTCTGTGAATACTGCAGAACAGGGAACGAAAACCTTTGCGCTGATTTTAAAGCGACCGGAAGAGATGCTAACGGAGGTTACGCCGAGTACATGACGGTTTCTGAAAAATTCGCCTATCGCATTCCCGGAATATTTTCCGATTCCGAAGCGGCGCCCCTCTTGTGCGCAGGTGCGATAGGTTACCGCTCAGTAGTACTTTCCGGCATCAGAAACGGACAGCGTCTGGGTCTTACGGGCTTCGGAGCCTCTGCCCATCTGGTCTTAAAAATGATAAAGTATCAATATCCTGAGGTCAGCGTATTCGTCTTTGCCCGTAACCCGGGTGAACAGAAGTTTGCCCTTGAACTGGGGGCGGCATGGGCAGGAAATACGCAGGACTATTCTCCTGAGAAACTTCACGCCATCATAGACACCACCCCAGCCTGGACTCCCGTAGTGGAAGCAATGAAAAATCTTACTCCCGGCGGACGCCTGATCATTAATGCGATCAGAAAAGAGGACCGGGACAGACCTTATTTGCTTAACCTGAATTATCACGAAGACCTGTGGATGGAAAAACAAATCAGAAGCGTGGCCAATGTGACCCGGAAAGACGTAAGGGAGTTTTTGCAGCTGGCCGCTGAAATTCCCATTAAACCTGTCATTGAAGAATACCGGTTAGAAGATGCGAACCGCGCATTAACAGATCTCAAAAATAAAAAAAGTATTGGGGCAAAAGTATTGATAATAGCGTGA
- a CDS encoding SRPBCC domain-containing protein, whose translation MSFTNFTTGTTQSFGGDYLEIRPNEFLKYTDHFDNENLPGEMFTTVWLKKVVCGTDVTITQEGIPEMIPVEFCYLGWQESLEKLKKLVEPNIPDA comes from the coding sequence ATGTCTTTTACTAATTTTACTACCGGAACTACGCAGTCTTTTGGCGGTGATTATTTAGAAATCAGACCCAATGAATTTTTAAAATACACCGACCATTTTGACAACGAAAATCTGCCCGGAGAAATGTTCACCACGGTCTGGCTCAAAAAAGTAGTATGCGGAACAGACGTCACCATTACTCAGGAAGGTATTCCAGAAATGATTCCCGTAGAATTCTGTTATTTAGGATGGCAGGAATCACTGGAGAAACTTAAAAAATTAGTGGAACCAAATATTCCTGATGCCTGA
- a CDS encoding VOC family protein: MNKQIFLNFAVKDPDKSMEFYTALGFTNNPQFSDETGKCMVWSDSIYVMLLTHEKFSSFATKPIADTKSTLAGLFSLSLNSVDEVNTVMTAGLAAGGTEPSEMRDYGFM; encoded by the coding sequence ATGAATAAACAGATCTTCCTCAATTTCGCAGTTAAAGACCCGGATAAGTCCATGGAATTTTACACCGCTTTAGGATTTACCAACAATCCGCAGTTCTCTGATGAGACGGGAAAATGCATGGTTTGGAGCGACAGCATTTATGTGATGCTTCTGACGCATGAAAAATTTTCTTCGTTTGCCACCAAACCTATTGCAGACACCAAATCTACGCTGGCAGGACTTTTCTCCCTTTCCCTGAATTCTGTGGATGAGGTGAATACCGTAATGACCGCAGGTTTAGCAGCCGGCGGTACTGAACCTTCAGAAATGAGAGACTATGGCTTTATGTAG
- a CDS encoding helix-turn-helix domain-containing protein — MIAKIFDENFILAYISIVAIGLFKKVDSVYRRQQFIFPELCENYRILMHDAQHRNHMNDALYYSDVHRKMENQISADVIYLSSVFHAEEFKYEKRRLTQSKRMMTIGFVLSMILLAVFFYQYYLEKEAEKRFRVMIAPSAFSGETSSAGTKRRKGKFTLPQEIYDRMQEKMQHFEDGEHYLDAELTEKTLADQLRTNTQYLSAFINISKGVNFRTYLNELRIRYIAKQISENPEYLKYGNDGLASQCGMGSRSTFSRHFFKIYGMSPQKYVKKCREEREARWLRGPQPPRPYIKDRSYYRCLDFESLSHRTSKAEDPWLREPQPPRLL; from the coding sequence TTGATTGCAAAAATATTCGATGAAAATTTCATACTCGCTTATATAAGTATCGTGGCCATCGGACTGTTTAAGAAAGTGGATTCGGTGTACCGGCGGCAGCAATTTATATTTCCCGAACTCTGCGAAAATTACAGGATCCTCATGCATGATGCGCAGCACCGCAATCACATGAATGATGCCCTGTACTACTCTGATGTCCACCGCAAAATGGAGAACCAAATTTCGGCGGATGTGATATACCTTTCCTCGGTATTTCATGCAGAAGAGTTTAAATACGAAAAGAGGAGGCTAACCCAGAGCAAAAGAATGATGACCATTGGGTTCGTATTGAGCATGATATTGTTGGCAGTCTTCTTTTACCAGTATTATTTGGAAAAGGAAGCAGAAAAGAGATTTCGGGTGATGATTGCGCCCTCCGCATTTTCCGGTGAAACTTCGTCCGCAGGTACGAAACGGAGAAAGGGAAAATTTACGCTTCCACAGGAAATCTACGACAGGATGCAGGAAAAAATGCAGCATTTTGAAGACGGGGAACACTACCTTGATGCGGAACTGACCGAAAAAACACTGGCTGACCAGCTGCGGACCAACACGCAGTATCTCTCTGCCTTTATCAATATCAGCAAGGGTGTAAATTTCCGGACCTACCTCAATGAACTGCGCATCCGCTATATTGCAAAGCAGATTTCTGAAAACCCAGAATACCTGAAGTACGGCAATGATGGCTTGGCCAGTCAGTGCGGGATGGGTTCACGCTCTACCTTTTCGAGGCATTTTTTCAAGATCTATGGAATGAGCCCGCAGAAATACGTGAAAAAATGCCGCGAGGAAAGAGAGGCGCGGTGGCTTCGAGGGCCTCAGCCACCGCGCCCCTATATAAAAGATAGATCCTACTACCGATGCCTGGACTTCGAGAGCCTCAGCCACCGGACCTCGAAGGCAGAGGATCCGTGGCTTCGAGAGCCTCAGCCACCGCGTCTTTTATAG
- a CDS encoding AIPR family protein, giving the protein MSYIHPNSQGGIDWKINGYCLKDQYKDENNKTYFETLDLFITCFGNDSYEYNIPKDEYTKSLNQIKRFINSSLKRHINYIDHSHTELNELIKIIGKQGKDFDRINVYFLINGFSNHDKEKLEINDVDVFVHTWDVARLFKINESNSVHEPIEIEFEKFTEEGKGLQCLQVPSIDEMYDCYLAIVPGEVLANLYKEFSNELLESNVRAFLGQAGKFNKGIRDTIRNKPQMFLPYNNGITATAESVETKLVDGQTVITRLNDFQIVNGGQTTASLYHIQKKYKETDLSKIFVQMKLTVIKDKEQKNIEVPNISRFANSQNKISELDLSSNNPYFVQIENLSRKKYVVNPENKNQSLLWFFERANGQYRETLNKQTPSQQKKFKEQNPSQLKFVKSDVAKFINLWELEPHFVSQGSQKNFIHFTKKINILVSKNKLPGENLYKKLIANAILFKSIDKLFGRKNVDAIGDTNLKSFSVAYTVSYFHYLTDNRLDLWKVYEDQTINDNLTLHFKKLMVFVYEHLVKEANNSLISEYAKRESSWNKLKETTYNEDLKEIVSEYLISIEDKEERENEKEIDTNNEEDRLFIISGIHKFGMKFWDGFYIYLGSNSLEGFNRNSVEEVLKTIQKSKNLLPRDITVGRKVIQYLSENPSSFEEIKALSKFEEKESVEIKFMFDRLKLLSKDDWKKIIDLANQTKIFTIPELGNVKSMQSAIARNEKVKEQSLIKTYESLLKLKRFGIKI; this is encoded by the coding sequence CTGTCTTACATTCATCCAAATAGTCAAGGCGGAATCGATTGGAAAATCAACGGTTATTGTCTGAAAGACCAATATAAAGATGAAAATAATAAAACTTATTTTGAGACTTTAGACCTGTTTATTACGTGTTTTGGAAATGACAGTTACGAGTATAATATTCCAAAAGATGAATACACAAAGTCGCTGAACCAAATCAAAAGATTCATCAATTCGTCGCTCAAAAGACATATCAATTACATCGACCATTCGCATACAGAACTTAACGAACTGATAAAAATTATTGGAAAACAAGGCAAAGATTTCGATAGAATCAATGTTTATTTTTTGATTAATGGTTTTTCTAATCACGATAAAGAAAAACTGGAAATCAATGATGTTGATGTTTTTGTGCACACTTGGGACGTTGCAAGATTATTTAAAATCAATGAATCCAACAGCGTTCACGAGCCGATAGAAATTGAATTTGAGAAATTTACAGAGGAAGGAAAAGGGTTGCAATGTCTGCAGGTTCCAAGCATTGACGAAATGTACGACTGTTATCTGGCGATTGTTCCCGGTGAAGTTTTAGCCAATTTGTACAAAGAATTTTCAAATGAATTGCTGGAAAGTAATGTTCGTGCATTTTTAGGTCAAGCCGGAAAATTCAACAAAGGAATTCGGGATACCATTCGAAACAAACCACAAATGTTTCTGCCTTACAATAACGGAATCACGGCAACCGCCGAAAGCGTAGAAACAAAATTGGTTGACGGACAAACGGTTATTACAAGACTGAATGATTTTCAAATCGTTAATGGCGGGCAAACCACGGCTTCGCTTTATCACATTCAAAAGAAATACAAAGAAACAGATTTGAGCAAAATTTTTGTTCAGATGAAACTCACAGTGATCAAAGATAAAGAGCAGAAAAATATAGAAGTTCCCAATATTTCACGTTTTGCCAACAGCCAGAATAAAATTTCTGAACTGGATTTGTCTTCCAACAATCCGTATTTCGTTCAGATAGAAAACCTTTCGAGAAAGAAATACGTAGTTAATCCAGAAAATAAAAATCAATCACTTCTTTGGTTTTTTGAACGGGCGAACGGACAGTACCGTGAAACGTTGAACAAACAAACGCCAAGTCAGCAAAAGAAATTCAAGGAGCAAAATCCTTCTCAACTGAAATTTGTAAAGTCTGATGTTGCCAAATTTATCAATCTTTGGGAATTGGAACCGCATTTTGTGTCACAAGGTTCACAGAAAAATTTCATTCATTTCACGAAAAAAATAAATATTTTAGTCAGTAAAAATAAGTTACCAGGAGAAAATCTGTACAAAAAACTCATTGCAAACGCTATTTTATTTAAATCAATAGATAAATTATTTGGGCGAAAAAACGTAGATGCCATCGGCGACACCAACCTAAAATCTTTTAGCGTTGCTTACACCGTTTCGTATTTCCACTATCTGACAGATAACCGGTTGGATTTGTGGAAAGTCTATGAAGACCAAACTATAAATGATAATCTAACTCTTCATTTCAAAAAACTCATGGTTTTTGTGTACGAACATTTGGTAAAAGAAGCCAACAACAGTTTGATTTCTGAATACGCCAAAAGAGAATCGTCCTGGAATAAATTAAAAGAAACTACTTACAATGAGGATTTAAAAGAAATAGTTTCCGAATATTTAATTTCAATTGAAGATAAAGAAGAGCGGGAAAATGAAAAGGAAATAGATACCAATAATGAGGAAGACCGACTTTTCATTATAAGTGGAATTCATAAATTTGGCATGAAGTTTTGGGATGGATTTTATATTTATCTTGGCAGTAATTCTTTAGAAGGTTTTAATAGAAATTCGGTAGAAGAAGTTTTAAAAACAATTCAAAAAAGTAAAAATCTCCTTCCGCGAGATATTACAGTTGGTAGAAAAGTGATTCAATATTTATCAGAAAACCCCTCTTCTTTTGAAGAAATTAAGGCTTTATCTAAATTTGAGGAGAAAGAATCTGTAGAAATAAAATTTATGTTCGACCGATTAAAACTTCTCTCAAAAGATGATTGGAAAAAGATTATCGACTTGGCAAATCAAACAAAAATTTTCACTATTCCAGAATTAGGCAACGTGAAATCAATGCAGTCTGCAATTGCCAGAAATGAAAAGGTAAAGGAACAATCCCTGATCAAAACTTATGAATCACTTTTAAAATTGAAAAGGTTTGGAATTAAAATTTAA
- a CDS encoding DUF3644 domain-containing protein — MQLRKGKTKTLLESSIDCALLSVEIYNKPRAPFRVESFITHMIMSWTRLLQAYFNHTIGETFFYKESNGRFKLVDGEKKAWELKTCIQKYGELSEAVKSNLEFFIKLRNKIEHRTIAKDEIGLMIFGECQSLLYNYENELIKLFGSEYAINESLAYSLQFSRLRTAKQVEANKQLLSTEVREIKDFIEKYRLNIKESIFNTQEFSVKLIQVPKITNTNRNDLAIEFVNWNSVSEEDKKNYEKITTLIKDKVQKAEVINPAKLKPGAVVKAVNESYQNNFNHYDHKCLLYIFSIKPTKEDGENIDPFETNTKYCHYDEAHNDYLFKEEWNAFIISNITSGTLTREIWKTNFDNKQKLDVGVFEIE, encoded by the coding sequence ATGCAATTAAGAAAAGGAAAGACAAAAACATTATTAGAAAGCTCAATAGATTGTGCATTATTATCCGTTGAAATTTACAACAAGCCAAGAGCACCTTTTCGAGTAGAAAGCTTTATTACTCATATGATAATGTCTTGGACAAGACTTTTACAAGCATATTTTAATCATACTATTGGAGAAACCTTTTTCTATAAAGAATCAAATGGAAGATTTAAATTAGTTGACGGAGAAAAAAAAGCTTGGGAATTAAAAACTTGTATTCAGAAATATGGAGAACTTTCTGAAGCTGTGAAATCTAACCTTGAATTTTTCATAAAACTTCGAAATAAAATTGAACACAGAACAATTGCAAAAGATGAAATTGGATTAATGATATTTGGAGAATGTCAATCTCTGCTTTACAATTATGAAAATGAATTAATCAAACTTTTCGGTTCAGAATACGCAATTAATGAAAGTTTAGCTTACTCTCTTCAATTTTCAAGATTAAGAACGGCAAAACAAGTAGAAGCTAATAAACAATTGCTTTCAACTGAGGTAAGGGAAATTAAAGATTTCATAGAAAAATATCGACTAAATATTAAAGAAAGTATTTTTAATACTCAAGAGTTCAGTGTTAAATTAATTCAAGTTCCAAAAATTACTAATACAAATAGAAATGATTTAGCCATTGAATTCGTTAATTGGAATTCAGTTTCGGAAGAAGATAAAAAAAACTATGAAAAAATAACAACTTTAATTAAAGATAAAGTTCAAAAAGCAGAAGTCATAAATCCAGCTAAACTAAAACCTGGTGCTGTAGTAAAAGCAGTAAATGAAAGTTATCAAAATAACTTCAATCACTATGACCACAAATGTCTACTCTACATATTTTCAATAAAGCCAACTAAAGAAGATGGCGAAAATATTGACCCTTTCGAAACTAATACAAAATATTGCCATTATGACGAAGCTCATAACGACTACTTATTTAAGGAGGAATGGAATGCTTTCATAATAAGCAACATAACGAGTGGAACATTGACTAGAGAAATTTGGAAAACAAACTTTGACAATAAACAAAAACTCGATGTGGGTGTTTTTGAGATAGAATAA
- a CDS encoding DUF2357 domain-containing protein has translation MQKDFLQIPLDTLESGLILTIYPEGNAVFREIDILEAEEFSESQFQILEGNCYEYHFNRDNFQLSASISGIVIPSKHHSSSGRIVPNIYVGTLTLDILNTAENIGISKLDIEVLATKFNQKLDKSYRENYRFMLEDITDKCTELLMQINSPVHQTFEIDFDSNHNTVYQRFCFVQSILNNSDFGESVQKVISNPKTNWDEENEISDIRKIRRVTNYALRQIISGTNRVDLPETHSLRNSNINSVPLKINGYRKIENLDTPENRFIKHVLEVFKKFCEECLAVFALKQLSKPIQEAQHLIHNLESQLNHAFFQNINPPTSLKLNSPVLQKRGGYREILSRWLQFDLASKLIWKGGEDVYNAGKKDIASLYEYWLFFTLYDLIKDKFNIQSINFDEQAYKHLIVPTSDGLNVMVKSGKHTALEGIYTKRNRDLKIKFSYNRTFKGGNNYGEAKSGSWTAPLRPDYTLSVWSNAFTEEQAEANESIVHIHFDAKYKITNFYQTVHPNLDGLELEQTLNQEELDERKGTYKNVDLLKMHAYKDAIRRSGGAYILYPGAKEKPFRGFHEIIPGLGAFSVNPSTNKSEINELSRFIDSIIDHLLDRTSQREQLSDETYKIFKEPKSDDNVLHESIPEYINSDKLNPNETFVIVGFYKSKDQLDWILKNNLYNFRTGTDKGSLPLSNENVSAKYLILHGSDELITNKIFQLKTSGPKILSQNNLIKKGYPNPSGELYLVYEIEKEVSEDFQNISIDIRNLSKFESHRNSAKPISVTLTKILKAKIIEL, from the coding sequence ATGCAAAAAGATTTTCTACAAATTCCACTTGACACTTTAGAATCAGGATTAATTTTAACGATTTACCCTGAAGGAAACGCTGTGTTTAGAGAAATTGATATTTTAGAAGCCGAAGAATTTTCTGAAAGTCAATTCCAAATTTTAGAAGGAAATTGCTACGAATATCATTTCAATAGAGATAATTTTCAACTTTCGGCAAGTATTTCTGGAATCGTAATTCCTTCCAAACACCATTCTTCTTCTGGTCGAATTGTTCCTAATATTTATGTTGGAACTTTGACTTTAGATATTTTAAATACCGCTGAAAATATTGGGATTTCAAAACTTGATATTGAGGTTTTAGCGACAAAATTCAATCAGAAATTAGACAAAAGTTATCGGGAGAATTATCGATTTATGTTGGAAGACATTACGGATAAATGCACGGAATTATTGATGCAAATTAATTCTCCTGTTCATCAAACTTTTGAAATTGATTTTGATTCTAACCACAACACAGTTTACCAACGTTTCTGTTTTGTACAATCGATTTTAAATAATTCAGATTTCGGGGAATCAGTTCAGAAAGTAATCAGTAATCCTAAAACAAATTGGGATGAAGAAAATGAAATTTCTGATATTAGAAAAATAAGAAGAGTTACAAATTATGCACTTCGTCAAATAATTTCAGGAACAAACCGTGTTGATTTACCAGAAACTCATTCACTACGAAATTCAAACATAAATTCAGTTCCGCTCAAGATTAATGGTTATCGTAAAATTGAAAACTTAGATACTCCAGAAAATCGTTTTATAAAACACGTTTTGGAAGTTTTCAAAAAGTTTTGCGAAGAATGTTTAGCTGTATTTGCATTGAAACAACTTTCAAAACCAATTCAGGAAGCACAACATTTGATTCATAATTTAGAAAGTCAATTAAATCATGCGTTCTTTCAAAATATCAATCCGCCAACTTCTTTAAAACTAAATAGTCCTGTTTTGCAGAAAAGAGGTGGTTACAGAGAGATTCTCAGTCGCTGGTTGCAATTTGATTTAGCGTCAAAATTAATTTGGAAAGGAGGCGAAGATGTTTACAACGCTGGGAAAAAAGACATTGCCTCGTTGTATGAATATTGGCTTTTCTTCACTTTGTATGATTTGATAAAAGATAAATTTAATATTCAGTCCATAAATTTTGACGAGCAAGCTTACAAACATTTAATTGTTCCAACAAGTGACGGATTAAACGTAATGGTAAAATCTGGAAAACATACCGCGTTAGAAGGAATTTACACCAAACGAAATAGAGATTTAAAAATTAAGTTTTCTTACAACAGAACATTCAAAGGTGGCAATAATTACGGCGAAGCAAAAAGTGGAAGTTGGACTGCACCATTGCGACCTGATTACACTCTAAGCGTTTGGTCAAATGCATTTACCGAAGAGCAAGCCGAAGCGAATGAATCTATTGTTCACATTCATTTTGATGCGAAATATAAAATCACAAATTTCTATCAAACTGTACATCCAAATCTTGATGGTTTAGAATTGGAACAAACCTTAAATCAAGAAGAATTAGACGAACGAAAAGGAACTTACAAGAATGTAGATTTGCTGAAAATGCACGCTTACAAAGATGCAATCCGGCGTTCTGGTGGTGCGTATATTTTGTATCCGGGAGCAAAAGAAAAACCGTTTCGAGGTTTTCACGAAATCATTCCAGGTTTAGGAGCATTTTCTGTAAATCCATCAACCAATAAATCTGAAATTAATGAATTGTCAAGATTTATAGATTCGATTATTGACCATTTGTTGGACAGAACTTCGCAAAGAGAACAATTGTCTGATGAAACGTATAAGATTTTCAAAGAACCAAAATCGGACGATAATGTTTTACACGAATCTATTCCAGAATATATAAATTCAGACAAATTAAATCCAAATGAAACTTTCGTCATTGTTGGTTTTTACAAATCGAAAGACCAATTAGATTGGATTTTGAAAAACAATTTGTACAATTTCAGAACAGGAACAGACAAAGGTTCTTTACCATTATCGAACGAAAACGTTAGTGCTAAATACTTGATTTTGCACGGTTCTGACGAATTAATTACAAACAAAATTTTTCAACTAAAAACTTCTGGACCCAAAATTTTATCACAAAATAATTTGATTAAAAAAGGTTATCCAAATCCTTCTGGCGAATTATATTTGGTTTACGAAATTGAAAAAGAAGTTTCCGAGGATTTTCAAAACATTTCAATTGATATTAGAAATTTATCTAAATTTGAAAGTCATAGAAATTCAGCAAAACCAATTTCTGTAACATTAACTAAAATCCTGAAAGCTAAAATTATTGAACTATGA